From the genome of Flavobacterium sediminis:
AGAACAACACCCCTCCTGCCGCTATAAGCCAGACTTCATTGGCGTCCCAAAACGGGCCGATAGCATTAGTTATTGCTTTTTTATCTTTTTCCGTCTTTGCAAAAAACAAATGAATAATTCCTGCTCCGAAATCATAACCGTCTAAAACAACATAAACGGCTAACATTGCGACTAATATAATATACCAAAAATATTCCATGACTTAGTGTGTTTGAGGATGAGGTCCTTTTCTGATTATTTTTCCGGCTAATATTAAAAATAGCATTCCTAACAACAGGTATAAACCTATAAAGCCTAAGAAGGTAAACAAGGTATTACCTGATGATACTGTAGGAGATGCTCCGGCATTTGTTCGCATCAAATTATAAACCAACCAAGGCTGACGCCCTAATTCAGCAGTATACCATCCGGTTGTATTCGCTATATAAGGAAAAGGCATAGCAAACATAAACGCCCACAATAACCACTTGGTTTCAAACAGTTTTTTCCGAAACAATTGGACAAGCGCTAAAAACATCATTCCGATAAAGATAGTTCCTAAGCCTACCATAATATGATATCCGTAATACAGACCTGATATATTGGTCGGATAGTTTTCTTCCGGAAATTCATTTAATCCTTTTACTTCCTGATCCCAATTTCCATAGGTCAGAAAACTTAAAATATTAGGAACAGCAATTTTATTGTCTAATTTTTTATTCTGAACATCAGGCTGACCGATCAATACAATTTCAGACCCTCCTTCTTCAGTATGGAAGATCCCTTCCATAGCGGCAAAAGTAACTGGTTGGTGTTTTACCACATTTTTTGCCAGCAAATCACCTGTAGGCATAGCCACTATCATTGAAGATATCAAACCGAAAATCACTCCTGTTTTAACGAACATTTTGCCGAATGCAAGATTCTTTTTACTTAAGATATAAAAAGCTCCTATTCCGGTAACTACAAATGAACTGGTTACAATTGAAGCTGCCTGATTGTGTAAATAAGAAGGCCAAAGCCAAGGGTTGGTAAATAATGCTCCGAAATTATTGAGTACAAATTTACCATTGGCTAAAATTTCATATCCTACCGGATTTTGCATCCAGGAATGCGTTGCGATAATTAAAAAACCGCTCATCCAGGAACCTAAGAACACCAGAAAACCGGTTAAAAAGTGAAGTTTATGTCCTAAGAGCTTTTCACCGAACAAAAACAATCCCAGAAATGAAGATTCCAGGAAAAAAGAGAACATCCCTTCCATAGCGAGCGTTTGTCCTATGATTCCTCCTGTTAACTCGGAGAATTTCGCCCAGTTTGTTCCAAACTGAAATTCCATAGGGATTCCGGTAACAACTCCCATCGCAAAGTTCAATGCAAAAATCCGCATCCAAAATTTGGCGGCATCGTTGTACTCTTCATTATGGGTTTTTAGAAATTTCCACTTAAAGTACACAATGAGTAAGGACAAGCCCATGGTTAATTGTGGAAACAAGTAATGAAATGTGACTGTAAATGCAAATTGCATTCTGTCATAAAATAGCATTTCTTCCATGATAATTAATTTTGCACAAATTTCAGGTGTTTACATCTTTTTAACTGTAACAACCATTACAAAAATGTGTTAAATTTTACAGTCGAAAAGTTACGAAAAATTTCTCGTACACCTGAAATTTTGCTTTAGTAAAATACTTACTTCTTAATATTTTTTAATTTTTAATAACCTTATGTGTTACAAAAAATTTATTATCAAAAATCAATGTAAGCATAACAACCTGATCATTAGGTGACTCCAGGTCAAAACTCATCGAATTATTTCCCGGTTGAAAATCAGTAATAATACCGTCAGAAATTATCTTACCGTCAATCGACATGACTAAGTATTCCAGTGATGCTGCATAAGGAGCATTAAAAGTCAGTTTAACCACATCTCCGTTTGTCGGATTCGGATATACTTTAAAAGTAAAAGGATTACTTCCGTCGATACCGGAAACTGATAAGGTCGGATTGTACACCAATTTGACTTCATAAATTGAAGTATCCGCAGAAGTCAGATCGGTTTGATTATCTGTAAATGCCGATACAGAAGAGGTTAAAATTCCACCGTACAAATGACCGATCACAAACTCATTTGCAGTAATATTAGCCAATTGAATAACTTCATTCGTATAATGCGGCAAGGTTTTATTCGGAATGAACTCTGCTCCCGAACCTTTTAAAGCCGGCATTTCAACAGGTAATTGGTATTCTTCCAGCGTTCCGTCCGTTAATCTTGAAACCCTGCTGATGGTCTTTACAAAAGGAACTGTATCATCCTGTATCAATGTCCCGTTTTGATAATAATATTGACTCATTCCGCCAAAAAACAGACTGTGCATCTCGTTTAAGGTCGCATTATAAAGCCCTACACTTCCGCTATGATAATTACTCAAATACTGATTAAATTGTGTTTGCGGAATATAACCGCCGGCTTTAATGTCTACAGGATACAAAAACGGTAAATCGACACTGATCTGGAAAACTCCTGACGAAATAGTATAGCCTAATTCACCATCAGGAAAAACCTGAGGAACTAAATTATAATCACGACGATGTAAATGAGTAGCATCCGATATCTCTGTATAATTTGAAATACTGAGTTGTGTTCCTGAGTTGTCAATTTGAAATTTTCTGATAGCATTAGAATAGGTTTGCGTAAATGAAGGACCGTTCATAGGATTGTACCTTCCGTCAAAACGATGTCCTCCTACCAAATAAAAATCCGTTCCTATTTTTCCTAACTGTCCTCCGGTTATAGCAAATTCAGGCGCTGTAATTTGTTTAAAATAAGGACTAATTGATGTATTATTAACAATAGCTGTTATTAATCCGGGAACATCTACAGCAGTTAATTTATCATGTGTGATATGGTCATTGGCAGAAGTAGCAAAAGCATAACCGCCGATAATGTATAATGTATCTCCATCTTGGTAGAAATTCATATTAGTCGATTGCAATTGTTCTTGTAAACCTGTCGGCAATACATTTACAGAGGCACTCCAAAACTGATTGGCAGTAGGATCCACCACATAAAGATCCGTATTATTCTGGTTTTCCGGAAAAGCATTAAAAGGTTGGCGTGCATGGATTCCGTCTTTTCTTCCACCAACGATCAACCATTTGCCGTTATGTTGTCCAAAAGCGTAAGAATGCAATCCCGGTAATCCTGTTACTGTAACAGGTGTTAAAACCACGTCATACGGGAACGTACTTTGAGAGTGTACTGACTGCAACAGCGCCAGCACAAGAATAAAATATATTTTTTTCATCTTGTTGTAATTATTGATTAATAGTATGTTTGTAAAGAGAATTACAACAACTTTTTAGGCGGTCGCCAGATGAAATTTTGAACGGGGTTGGTAAGGAAAGTGTATAAAAGAACTGACTTTGTTTTTGGGAATAAACCATATACAGGTGTTCTTCTAACTCTAATTTCATTTCTTTGACGCATTGAACAGAGCTAAAATTCAAATCTGCAATAAATTTACCCATTTCACACGTTGTTCCCTGATAACTACACTCCAGATCATTCATTGCACTAAATTGCAACTTAAGCGCTCTGACAGAAGGCAAAAGTGTAATTATAAAAAGATAGGGTACTACTATGTAAATCCAGAATCTCAACTATCGATCTTATCTAAAACAATATTAATAATTTCCTGTTTAGACAATACTGATGAAGATTGCCATAAGATTTCTCCTTTACAGAACAGGGCTGTTGTAGGGACTGATTTGATATTGTATTTTTCGGCTATCTCATCTAAACTGTTTACCGTAATTATACTCACATTTATTCGTTTTCCGAAAACGTTTTTAACTTGCCTTAAGGTTGGCGCCATCATTTCACAAGGATCACAATCTGCAATTGTAAATTCAACTAAAGCAGGCTTTTCATCCTGAATAATTTCTAATAATGTATTTTCCATAACTTATTCCTTTTCATTAAGGGGCAGCTACCGGATTGGCAGCCAAAATCAAAGATAGTTTGTATTAAGAAATACAAGGCGAATAAATAAAAGAAACTTTCACCGCTTTTGTAAGCATGAAAACTTATTCCTATAGCCAAAACTAAACGAACTATACGCATTACATGCCAGTTCGAAAAGAGCATTCTTTTCCAATTTATATTTTTCATATCAGCTAAAGTAAGATATCACGAAAAAACGTTATGTGACATTTGTCACCTTTTAGTATTATTTTTTTACCAAAATTTGCTTTATATTTTCTAAAAAAACGGATCTCAGCCTTTTATTTTGATAAAAGTTGTACAAAATACACTCCTTTTTCTCATTGTTAGCAGTCTTTTCCTGTTTAACATTAAAGTGGTCATTTTACAATTTGAATATACCTTTAACAACAAAGCGTTCACTGAAAAATACTGTATTAACAAGGACAAGCCGGAATTAAAATGTAACGGTAAATGCCACTTAGCCAAGATCGCTAAAGAAAATCAAAAAGAAAACGCTGAAAAACAATTTTTTCTGGATATCGAAATTACATTTTTTCAAAATATTGAAAAAACTTTTGCCTTTTTTAATCCGTATTTAATTTTAAAAAAGACTTTCTGGAATTGTCCGGATTTATATTCATTGACAACTCTCACAGAATTGGATCATCCTCCTCAATTTTCATTTTAACTTTCAATATCAATTTTTTATTGCCTTAGCTGTTTTGCATTCATTTAAAAAACGGTTATGGCACAAGTTTGACTTTATTTAATTAAAATGAAAAAAATAATAATGAGTTTAGGCTTACTAGCCTTTACTGTATCTCATGCGCAGGAAAATCAAAAAAACACAACTGACTCTACTAAAGTAACATTGTTAAATGAAGTTTTAGTAACAGGAAATCAGATCAATGATCCTGCCCAAGTAATCGTAAAACAAGATTATACCGAAAAGGTGGTTCAACCTAAAAATTCGGGTGAATTATTTCAGGGCATCAACGGATTCTCTTTAATAAAAAGAGGAAATTATGCGGTTGACCCTTCGTTCAGAGCTAGTCAATACGAACAATTAAATGTACAGATCGACGGAGGGACCAAGGCTTTTCATGCGTGTCCTAATCGCATGGATCCGGTAACTACTTTAGTAAACCCGGAAGAAGTCACTAAAATTGAGATCATCAAAGGACCGTTTTCCGTTCGCTACGGAAATACTTTTGCCGGACTGATCAATCTGGTTACCAAAACCCCGGCGTATAACGAGAAAAAAATCAGTGGGTCATTATCTTCCGGTTATGAAAGCAATGGAAAATCTATTGTAAATATGCTGGAATTGGGTACCAAGATCAAGAAATTTGATTTCACCGGAAATGTAAGCTATCGAGATTACGGAAATTATGAGGACGGAAACCAAAATGAGATTCCTTCTTCTTTCAGAAGTACTAATTATGGCTTAAAAGCAGGTTACGACATTACAGAAAATCAACGCTTACAGGCATCTTTCAAACAAAATTTCGGACGGGATGTTTTACATGCCGGATTACCGATGGATACCGATGAAGACAATAGTACTCTGGCTGCTTTAGACTACAAATGGAATAGTACACATAAAACATTTAAAAGTTTAACTTCAAAACTATATTACTCGTATGTAGACCATACTATGAGTAATACCAGAAGACCTTCTTTTATGATGATGGAGGCTGTTTCAAATGTGGAAGCTTTAACTTATGGCGGAAAAATAGAGACTAAATGGCAATTCAGCCCGAAAGTCGTTTTATTTACCGGAGTGGATATGGTTAACTTATCACGAGATGGTGGCAGAGACCGATTAGTTAAAGTCATGAATGGTAACCCATTGCCTATGCCAATGAGTTTTTACGACAAAGTTTGGCAAGACAGTTATACAAACGATACCGGAGTTTTTGCGGAAGCCAAAATTAAAACATCAGATAAGTCTGTGGTAACAATAGGTTCGCGAATGGATTTTATTGCTGCTGAAGCTAAAGATCTGGATCCTACATTTGCCGCACTTTATCCCAACTTAGACAAGCAAACCGAAGCCAATTACAGCGGAACGGTTTCCTACAAATACACTTTCAATCCGAACTATAACATTGAATTCTCATTTGGTAGAGGAACAAGAGCGGCTACAATTGAAGAACGCTATATTGCTTTTTTTAACATAGGAAGAGACACTTACGAATATGTCGGGAATCCGTATTTAAAACCGGAAGTAAACAACCAGTTTGAAATCGGATTCAATGGAAAACATAATTTTAATGGCTTTGTTTCTCAGCTACGATTCGGTTCGTCTGTTTTCTACTCAATTTACGAAAACTATATTTTAGGTGTTATAGACGAAAGTTTAACTCGAAAATATAACCCGACAACTCCGCCTATTCATCCGAAAGTATTCCGTAATATTGATAATGCGCTAAAAACCGGTTTTGAAATATATGCTAATGCTGATTTTGCAAATCACTTTAATTTTAGCACTGAAATTTCTTATACCTATACCGAAAACAAAGATTTTAACGAAAGTCTGCCTTTAACACCTCCTTTGATCACCCGCTTGAAATTGAGTTATGAGATCAAAAAGTTTTGGGCTAGTGCACAATACACACTGACTGCTAAACAAAACAAAATTTCATATAGCTATGATGAGATTGCCACATCCGGCTATGAAGTTATGGATATAAAATTAGGCTATAAGCCTTTTGAGAGCCTTTCATTAGGAACAGGTGTTTTGAATTTATTTGACCAATATTACAACAACCACTTAACGTTTGCCTTCAACAATGTAGCAGGTTACGGAAGAGTTCCGATTACAGAACCGGGACGTAATTTTACATTCTTTGTGAATTATAAATTTTAATAAAAACCAACATAAAGCCAGTCAAGTCGGAAGAAAAATCTTCCGACTTTTTTATTTATTCTTTGGTTCCTAAAAACCGAATAACAGAACCTTCTCCCTGATGGTATTTTCCTTCGTTGAGAACAATAACTTTTTTTTCCAACTGTTCAAAAACAACTCCCGGGAATTCCTCTTTTACTTCTTCCGGTGAAAAAAGCATTTCTACATCCTTTGGTCCACCGGATGAATATTTCAATTGTTCTTTACTAAAAGCTTCAAAAAGAATTTTCCCGCCTGGCTTTACTAAAGTTAATAGCTTTTGATGTACTTCTTTGCGAATGGATTTCGGAAAATGAGCAAAAATCAGTACTAAACCATCAAAGCTATCAGGTTTATAGGGCATTCCCATTGCACTACAAACTTCATAATCTAATGATACTTTTTTTATTTCTGCTAAATCCAACGCTTTTTTCTTCCCTTCCTCACTCATGTCAAAAGCACAGACCTCCCTATTGTTTTGAGCTACAAAAACAGCATTTCTGCCCTCGCCTTCTGCCGGAAATAAAATTTTGCCTTTGGGTAAAAAGTCAAGGTACTCTTTTAAAAATTCATTAGGCTCAGCACCGTATGCAAAATCAGTTTCTGCATAACGACTATTCCAAAAATCTTTCATTTTTTATCGTCTTTCTTAGGTGAAGTAACAAACATATTGAACAATAAACCGCCCATTAAACCACCGTAAAGCGTACTGTTTAGCGGTTTTGACGTTATGGCACAGGTTCCTGATGCACAACCCACATAGTAATAATAGGCATAACCGGCAATACAACCGATAATTACTCCAATTCCTGTAATAAGGTATGTTTTCTTTTTCATTATTTTTTGTCGAACGTGATGCTCCAAATTCCTCTTACTTCATTCTCTGCATAACCTGTTGCCAGATCGTTCGGATACAAAGTTTTGAGCTTCTTCAAAACTTCCGGTTTTATATTCTCGGGTTTTCCATGGCATTGTAAACACATGGTATTGGTTTCGATCGGATAATAGAAATGGACTTTTTCGGTCTCTTCTACTACTATAGGCTGGATTTCCTTTTGGGCAGACAAATCTTTTTTGAATTGTTCTATGTAACCTAATTCTTCTGCTGATGCTTTGTTGTTCGGATTTCTATTCTTATCGGAAACTCTTTTAATTTCTGCATTATAGTGAACAGACATACTATCCGTCAATGGCATTGCACTTACATTACAAAATTTTAAAGCAGCTTCGGTTCCTTCTTTTTGTATAGTTCCCATAAGATTTTTACCTAAAACCTTTTTGGTTCCCAAAGCATATTCCAGACCAATATCAGCATAGGTTTTTTCTTTTGCTTCTTCCTGAAATTGTTTCCCGCTTTGTTTCCAATTAAATTCACCATGATTTCCTTTCCAATGTTCCGCAAACCAATCCGGTTCTTCAATTTGATAATCATACATGAACTCAGCTATTTTAGCAACACTGCCTTCCGGAAAAGCTTGCTTCGGCATAACGCCAAAACGCTTGACAGCTCCGTTCATCAATGCTTTATCAGCTGTTGGTTCCGCAACAAAATCGGTAACGGCTTTTATAAATTCTGCTTTAGTGTAACTCTGCATCGTAATATACCGTCCTTTTATGGCAACCATAGGCGGAGCGATACGCCCTTCTTGTTCTGCAGCACTTGGGCTATGACATAAATAGCAATGTTTTTCCATTAGCTCTTTGGCTTCAGATGGTTCAAACTGAACCATACTGACTGAATCCTCAGTAGTTTTAACTTCCTGATAATCTGATTTCTTGTTATTACAACTAACCAATAACAATAAACCGAAAAACCATATACTATTTTTCATTTCTTTAGTTTTTATCAAAAATATAACGCTAACTCTACTTTTGAGGTAACACATGTTACACAATCTGATTTAATATAGAACGTTTCAATATTTAAATAGATTTTATTTATTAAATATAAATTTACAATAAAATTATTTAATACACAAATACTATTAAGACAAATAACATTATTAGTTGATCTGATATTTGCAATATTAAAATTAATGTTAAACAAAAATTATAATTATTATGGAAGATCAAGTAACATTTATGCCGAGAATAGGTGAAAAAGCACCTGAATTCACAGCAGTAACAACTCAGGGAACTATTAATTTCCCTAAAGACTATGAAGGAAAATGGGTTATATTTTTTAGTCATCCTGCCGATTTTACTCCGGTTTGTACTTCTGAGTTTATGACGTTTGCCAATATGGAAAAACAATTTAATGAGGCCAATTGTGAATTAGTAGGACTATCAGTAGACGGATTATATAGTCATATTGCCTGGTTAAGAACGATCAAAGAGAAAATTGAATACAAAGGAATGAAAGATATTGAGGTAACTTTTCCTTTGATTGAGGACATCTCAATGGAAGTTTCTAAACGATACGGGATGATACAACCGGGCGAAAGCAGTACACAAGCAGTCAGAGCTGTTTTCTTTATTGACCCGAAAGGTATTATCAGAACCATTTTATATTATCCGCTAAGCATCGGTAGAAATTTTCAGGAAATTTACAGAGCCTTAATAGCCTTACAAACTGCTGATGCTTTTCAGGTCGCATGTCCGGCTGACTGGCAACCGGGAGATGATGTTATTGTTCCTACTGCAGGTTCTTGCGGTGTAGCCAAAGAAAGAATGGAAGATGCAGAAACACTTGACTGTAAAGACTGGTTCTTCTGTACGAAGAAACTGGACAAGCAAAAAGTTCTGGACACTGTTCTTAAAAAATAAAAAATAGCCTTCGGGCTATTTTTTGTAATGTAAGTTACATTTGTTACGCACCACAACTTGCTTTTTTACTATTTTTGATACAAAATCCGACCTATGAAAAAAAATATAGCTCTATTGGCAATTCTAAGTTTTATTTCTTGTAAGAATGATGAGCCAAAAGAAATTCCGCTCGCTGACACCAAGGTCAAAACAGCACTTATGGTTGAAGCTGATGATTATTTCAAACCAATTTCCTCTGTTTCAAATAAAAATATTCCGGAAAATTTCCAGCAATTAAACAACCCTGTCAATATTACTTCTGTTAGGTTTGATGATCGTTTAAATGATAAAGAACGCTTAGGACAAAAGTTATATTATGACAAACGTTTGTCTAAAAACGGAACGATCAGTTGTAATTCCTGTCATAATCTGGACACTTACGGTGTAGACAACTCACCTACTTCACTTGGCGATACTAAAGCCTTCGGAAACAGAAATTCTCCCAGTGTTATTTATGCTTCATTGCACTTTAAACAATTTTGGGACGGTCGGGCTAAAGATGTGGAAGAACAAGCCGGCATGCCAATCTTAAATCCGGTAGAACACGCTATTCCGTCTGAAGACTTTTTAATAAACCGCCTAAGAGGTATTGAAGAATATCAAAAATTATTCAAATCTGTATATCCTAACGATAAGGAACCTGTTACCTATGCTAATTTAACGAATGCTATAGGCTCTTTTGAAAGAAAGTTGCTGCCAGAAAGCCGTTTTGACAAATGGTTAGACGGGAACGACAATGCCTTAGACGAAACTGAAAAAGCCGGTTTGAAATCCTTTATCAACAACGGATGTATCACCTGCCATAGCGGTGTGGCTATAGGCGGACAAATGATGCAAAAATTCGGTTTATATGGAAATTATTGGGAGTACACTAAAAGTAAAACGACAGATAACGGTATATATGACCTGACAAAAAATGAAACGGATAAGTTCATGTTTAAAACTCCGAGTCTTAGAAATGTTGAAAAAACATATCCATATTTTCACGACGGTTCAGTAGCAAAGTTAGAAGACGCTGTTAAGATCATGGGTAAACTGCAAACTAACAAAGAGTTATCTGAAACTGAGATTAATAATATTGTTGCTTTCTTAAAAACACTGACAGCTGATATTGATGAAAAATATAAAAAAGCCGATAATTAATCGGCTTTTTTATATTCTAAATTGAGAGTCAAACCACGTCTTCCTGATTG
Proteins encoded in this window:
- a CDS encoding cytochrome ubiquinol oxidase subunit I, with protein sequence MEEMLFYDRMQFAFTVTFHYLFPQLTMGLSLLIVYFKWKFLKTHNEEYNDAAKFWMRIFALNFAMGVVTGIPMEFQFGTNWAKFSELTGGIIGQTLAMEGMFSFFLESSFLGLFLFGEKLLGHKLHFLTGFLVFLGSWMSGFLIIATHSWMQNPVGYEILANGKFVLNNFGALFTNPWLWPSYLHNQAASIVTSSFVVTGIGAFYILSKKNLAFGKMFVKTGVIFGLISSMIVAMPTGDLLAKNVVKHQPVTFAAMEGIFHTEEGGSEIVLIGQPDVQNKKLDNKIAVPNILSFLTYGNWDQEVKGLNEFPEENYPTNISGLYYGYHIMVGLGTIFIGMMFLALVQLFRKKLFETKWLLWAFMFAMPFPYIANTTGWYTAELGRQPWLVYNLMRTNAGASPTVSSGNTLFTFLGFIGLYLLLGMLFLILAGKIIRKGPHPQTH
- a CDS encoding thioredoxin family protein, whose amino-acid sequence is MENTLLEIIQDEKPALVEFTIADCDPCEMMAPTLRQVKNVFGKRINVSIITVNSLDEIAEKYNIKSVPTTALFCKGEILWQSSSVLSKQEIINIVLDKIDS
- a CDS encoding TonB-dependent receptor domain-containing protein; this encodes MKKIIMSLGLLAFTVSHAQENQKNTTDSTKVTLLNEVLVTGNQINDPAQVIVKQDYTEKVVQPKNSGELFQGINGFSLIKRGNYAVDPSFRASQYEQLNVQIDGGTKAFHACPNRMDPVTTLVNPEEVTKIEIIKGPFSVRYGNTFAGLINLVTKTPAYNEKKISGSLSSGYESNGKSIVNMLELGTKIKKFDFTGNVSYRDYGNYEDGNQNEIPSSFRSTNYGLKAGYDITENQRLQASFKQNFGRDVLHAGLPMDTDEDNSTLAALDYKWNSTHKTFKSLTSKLYYSYVDHTMSNTRRPSFMMMEAVSNVEALTYGGKIETKWQFSPKVVLFTGVDMVNLSRDGGRDRLVKVMNGNPLPMPMSFYDKVWQDSYTNDTGVFAEAKIKTSDKSVVTIGSRMDFIAAEAKDLDPTFAALYPNLDKQTEANYSGTVSYKYTFNPNYNIEFSFGRGTRAATIEERYIAFFNIGRDTYEYVGNPYLKPEVNNQFEIGFNGKHNFNGFVSQLRFGSSVFYSIYENYILGVIDESLTRKYNPTTPPIHPKVFRNIDNALKTGFEIYANADFANHFNFSTEISYTYTENKDFNESLPLTPPLITRLKLSYEIKKFWASAQYTLTAKQNKISYSYDEIATSGYEVMDIKLGYKPFESLSLGTGVLNLFDQYYNNHLTFAFNNVAGYGRVPITEPGRNFTFFVNYKF
- a CDS encoding class I SAM-dependent methyltransferase → MKDFWNSRYAETDFAYGAEPNEFLKEYLDFLPKGKILFPAEGEGRNAVFVAQNNREVCAFDMSEEGKKKALDLAEIKKVSLDYEVCSAMGMPYKPDSFDGLVLIFAHFPKSIRKEVHQKLLTLVKPGGKILFEAFSKEQLKYSSGGPKDVEMLFSPEEVKEEFPGVVFEQLEKKVIVLNEGKYHQGEGSVIRFLGTKE
- a CDS encoding DUF6132 family protein, translated to MKKKTYLITGIGVIIGCIAGYAYYYYVGCASGTCAITSKPLNSTLYGGLMGGLLFNMFVTSPKKDDKK
- a CDS encoding Tll0287-like domain-containing protein, which translates into the protein MKNSIWFFGLLLLVSCNNKKSDYQEVKTTEDSVSMVQFEPSEAKELMEKHCYLCHSPSAAEQEGRIAPPMVAIKGRYITMQSYTKAEFIKAVTDFVAEPTADKALMNGAVKRFGVMPKQAFPEGSVAKIAEFMYDYQIEEPDWFAEHWKGNHGEFNWKQSGKQFQEEAKEKTYADIGLEYALGTKKVLGKNLMGTIQKEGTEAALKFCNVSAMPLTDSMSVHYNAEIKRVSDKNRNPNNKASAEELGYIEQFKKDLSAQKEIQPIVVEETEKVHFYYPIETNTMCLQCHGKPENIKPEVLKKLKTLYPNDLATGYAENEVRGIWSITFDKK
- a CDS encoding peroxiredoxin, with the protein product MEDQVTFMPRIGEKAPEFTAVTTQGTINFPKDYEGKWVIFFSHPADFTPVCTSEFMTFANMEKQFNEANCELVGLSVDGLYSHIAWLRTIKEKIEYKGMKDIEVTFPLIEDISMEVSKRYGMIQPGESSTQAVRAVFFIDPKGIIRTILYYPLSIGRNFQEIYRALIALQTADAFQVACPADWQPGDDVIVPTAGSCGVAKERMEDAETLDCKDWFFCTKKLDKQKVLDTVLKK
- a CDS encoding cytochrome-c peroxidase: MKKNIALLAILSFISCKNDEPKEIPLADTKVKTALMVEADDYFKPISSVSNKNIPENFQQLNNPVNITSVRFDDRLNDKERLGQKLYYDKRLSKNGTISCNSCHNLDTYGVDNSPTSLGDTKAFGNRNSPSVIYASLHFKQFWDGRAKDVEEQAGMPILNPVEHAIPSEDFLINRLRGIEEYQKLFKSVYPNDKEPVTYANLTNAIGSFERKLLPESRFDKWLDGNDNALDETEKAGLKSFINNGCITCHSGVAIGGQMMQKFGLYGNYWEYTKSKTTDNGIYDLTKNETDKFMFKTPSLRNVEKTYPYFHDGSVAKLEDAVKIMGKLQTNKELSETEINNIVAFLKTLTADIDEKYKKADN